From Mesobacillus boroniphilus, the proteins below share one genomic window:
- a CDS encoding cysteine dioxygenase: MTLNPQVKNVLDSLKNPSKHEMKEALSKINMPIDEMEPFLQSSSGKPYYRKLLYKSEDVELLVMNWSDLECAPHDHGDSHGWIHVLNGTSLNSVYEIKSDRLPKELFKEYHHQGHLFYAPQKGVHKMQADGARGLVTLHLYSPPISGMKVYDLEKCAACVVSDDCGAWWPEEQRQKIKEIQLTKQEDGSHAS, translated from the coding sequence ATGACTTTGAATCCTCAGGTAAAAAATGTGTTAGATTCATTGAAAAATCCATCCAAACACGAGATGAAGGAAGCACTGTCGAAGATCAATATGCCTATCGATGAAATGGAGCCATTCCTCCAATCATCTTCCGGAAAGCCTTATTATCGAAAACTCCTATACAAAAGCGAGGATGTCGAGCTGCTGGTGATGAACTGGTCAGATTTAGAATGTGCACCTCATGACCATGGCGATTCCCACGGCTGGATTCACGTCCTTAACGGGACTTCCCTCAATTCCGTCTACGAGATCAAGAGCGACAGACTTCCGAAAGAACTATTCAAGGAGTACCATCATCAAGGACATCTTTTCTATGCTCCGCAGAAAGGTGTCCATAAAATGCAGGCAGACGGCGCAAGAGGACTCGTCACTCTCCACCTCTATTCCCCGCCCATCAGCGGGATGAAGGTCTATGATCTCGAAAAATGCGCCGCCTGTGTCGTCTCCGATGACTGTGGGGCATGGTGGCCAGAGGAACAGCGTCAGAAAATTAAAGAAATCCAGCTTACAAAACAAGAAGACGGTTCTCATGCTTCATGA
- a CDS encoding MerR family transcriptional regulator: MYSIKQVSELLDIPAVTIRAWENRYTVVTPTRTEGGHRLYNEKDLETLKWIKTQVHEKNMKISDAVRLLRESPPAPASPPHVSDKFEELTEQLYQALVSLDTQEANRIADLAFSLYDYEEVFHHILVQVLYKVGDEWETGTISVAQEHFSSQFIINRCTQFLRVLPVNHALPKVLAFCPEGEHHQIGLMVFSLFLKKKGNDVIYLGPNTPLEGLEDLMKMRNISVVAISMTNPAPVKTVENWIQSCLETNTSLKFIIGGSCVHDCPKLESKSVTYSLGFDWDKWYESFMRG; the protein is encoded by the coding sequence TTGTATAGCATTAAGCAAGTTTCGGAGCTGCTTGATATCCCGGCTGTGACAATTCGCGCATGGGAAAATCGATACACCGTTGTCACGCCTACCCGGACAGAGGGCGGGCATCGCTTATATAACGAAAAGGATTTAGAAACACTCAAGTGGATCAAGACACAGGTACACGAAAAGAATATGAAAATCAGTGACGCCGTCAGGCTTCTGCGGGAATCTCCCCCTGCTCCAGCGTCACCTCCACATGTCAGTGACAAATTCGAAGAATTAACGGAACAGCTTTATCAGGCTCTTGTCAGCCTTGATACCCAAGAGGCAAACCGGATTGCTGACCTTGCTTTTTCCTTGTATGACTATGAAGAGGTGTTCCACCACATATTAGTTCAGGTTTTGTATAAGGTTGGGGACGAATGGGAGACTGGCACCATCAGTGTTGCCCAGGAACATTTTTCTTCGCAGTTCATCATTAACCGCTGCACCCAATTCCTGAGGGTTCTGCCTGTGAACCATGCCCTTCCGAAAGTGTTGGCATTCTGCCCAGAAGGAGAGCATCATCAAATCGGGTTGATGGTCTTTAGCTTGTTTTTAAAGAAAAAGGGAAATGACGTGATCTATCTTGGTCCGAATACTCCTCTCGAAGGATTAGAAGATCTGATGAAAATGAGGAACATTTCCGTTGTCGCAATTTCGATGACAAATCCCGCTCCGGTCAAAACGGTAGAAAACTGGATACAGTCATGCCTTGAAACGAACACTTCACTCAAATTCATCATTGGCGGCAGCTGTGTCCATGACTGTCCAAAACTGGAGTCCAAATCTGTCACTTACTCACTCGGCTTTGACTGGGATAAATGGTACGAATCGTTTATGCGGGGTTAA
- the abc-f gene encoding ribosomal protection-like ABC-F family protein, with amino-acid sequence MLELKVHGIKKYMEATLVVNSFTLEAFEGDKVGIVGANGSGKSTILKVIAGIEPMHYYPGYPQTSSPGYDEGLVHRPRGASFAYLEQMPSYPAGLKVMDVLNLAFEEVHAIEKQMREIEEQMQVLEDAALEKALNKYSDLVNLYEAKGGYDQEEKLSKVCTGLKFTDSFLQKDFDLLSGGEKTTVGLGKILIHHPDILLLDEPTNHLDMDSIEWLEGFLKNYKGIVLIVSHDRYFLDNVVNKVVEIEDMETISYKGNYSAFISQKEENMRVQYEQFREQQKKINNMEKQVTSLRDWALRADNNKFFRRAASIQKKLDKVDRIDKPVFERRNMRLNFNDAMRSGNETIKAVGVSKRYEDKLIFDGADLMVHYGERVGLVGPNGSGKTTFLKMLLGEEQPDSGVVEFGANVMAAYLPQKIEFENEQLTVLECFREDISIVEGKAREYLAKFMFYKKSVFKKVKFLSGGERIRLKLAMLMFQDINLLILDEPTNHLDIDSIETLEAALEDFKGTIFFISHDRYFINKIGERVISVEDFGLKSYQGNYDDYKKEKSAEKEKAVTEPVSVFKEKRVSQQSHPEPSAKLLRKIEGLEKEITELDLVMGVNQDYEELDKLYSRKQQLNDELELAMEMWLSAGE; translated from the coding sequence ATGTTAGAACTGAAAGTGCATGGCATTAAAAAATATATGGAAGCGACGCTGGTCGTGAATAGTTTTACATTGGAGGCATTTGAAGGGGATAAGGTTGGGATTGTCGGAGCGAACGGAAGCGGCAAAAGCACGATTCTTAAGGTGATTGCCGGAATCGAGCCTATGCATTATTATCCGGGCTACCCGCAGACCTCAAGCCCGGGCTATGATGAAGGGCTGGTCCACCGTCCTCGGGGAGCATCGTTTGCCTATCTGGAACAGATGCCTTCGTATCCGGCTGGGCTGAAAGTGATGGATGTGCTGAATCTTGCATTTGAAGAGGTTCATGCCATTGAAAAGCAGATGCGTGAAATCGAGGAGCAGATGCAGGTTTTAGAGGATGCGGCCCTGGAAAAAGCACTGAATAAGTATAGTGATTTAGTGAATCTGTATGAAGCAAAGGGTGGTTATGATCAGGAGGAGAAGTTAAGCAAGGTTTGCACCGGGCTTAAGTTTACCGACAGCTTTTTACAGAAGGACTTTGATTTGTTGAGCGGAGGAGAGAAAACGACGGTTGGATTAGGTAAGATCCTGATTCATCACCCGGACATCCTGCTGCTGGATGAGCCGACGAATCATCTAGATATGGATTCAATTGAATGGCTGGAAGGCTTTTTGAAAAATTATAAGGGAATTGTGCTGATTGTCTCGCATGACCGTTATTTCCTCGATAATGTCGTCAATAAAGTCGTTGAGATTGAGGACATGGAAACGATCAGCTACAAGGGCAATTATTCAGCTTTTATCAGCCAGAAAGAAGAAAATATGCGGGTGCAATATGAGCAGTTCCGCGAGCAACAGAAAAAGATCAACAATATGGAGAAACAGGTGACGAGCCTTCGCGACTGGGCATTGAGGGCGGACAATAATAAGTTCTTCAGGCGTGCGGCGAGCATCCAAAAGAAGCTTGATAAAGTGGACCGTATAGATAAGCCGGTTTTTGAACGAAGGAATATGAGGCTCAATTTTAACGACGCGATGCGCTCAGGGAATGAAACGATCAAGGCGGTTGGTGTTTCTAAGCGCTATGAGGATAAGCTGATTTTTGATGGTGCTGATTTGATGGTTCATTATGGTGAGCGGGTCGGCCTTGTTGGTCCGAATGGCAGTGGCAAGACGACGTTCCTGAAGATGCTTTTAGGCGAGGAGCAGCCAGATTCGGGCGTCGTGGAGTTTGGTGCGAATGTGATGGCCGCCTACCTTCCTCAGAAGATTGAGTTTGAGAATGAGCAACTTACGGTTCTCGAATGCTTCCGGGAGGATATCTCGATTGTCGAAGGGAAAGCACGCGAGTACCTGGCGAAGTTCATGTTTTACAAAAAGAGTGTCTTTAAAAAGGTGAAGTTCCTATCAGGCGGGGAGCGAATCAGACTTAAGCTGGCGATGCTGATGTTCCAGGATATCAATTTGCTGATCCTTGATGAGCCGACAAATCACCTGGATATTGATTCAATCGAAACGCTTGAGGCTGCACTGGAAGACTTCAAAGGCACGATTTTCTTTATCTCACATGACCGCTATTTCATCAATAAAATTGGTGAGCGCGTGATTTCGGTTGAGGATTTTGGGTTGAAGAGCTATCAGGGAAACTATGATGATTATAAGAAGGAGAAGTCCGCGGAAAAGGAGAAAGCTGTGACTGAACCGGTGTCTGTTTTCAAGGAGAAGAGGGTGTCGCAACAGTCACACCCTGAACCTTCCGCGAAGCTTTTAAGGAAAATCGAAGGCCTTGAAAAAGAAATCACGGAGCTTGATTTAGTGATGGGTGTTAATCAGGATTATGAGGAACTTGATAAGCTGTATAGCAGGAAACAGCAATTGAATGACGAACTCGAGCTGGCAATGGAGATGTGGTTGAGTGCCGGGGAGTGA
- a CDS encoding CBO0543 family protein: MVNTIYGLIWAGILIKWGDWKNWRKYYPTVLFFILGDFLYMYLLSDHYPMWRYVPSPGDEEAGITNTHISFSIMAIKYPATCLAYLAHFPKHGFMKKTLYYLAWVIVYFANELVDLHFQLIKYFNGWNLWWSALFNSVMFLILKLHFHNPLFAWIASVVFILFLWNQFDVPATVFR; encoded by the coding sequence ATGGTCAATACAATCTATGGGCTGATATGGGCAGGTATATTAATAAAATGGGGAGACTGGAAGAACTGGAGAAAGTACTATCCAACCGTTCTCTTTTTTATCCTCGGGGACTTTCTCTATATGTACCTTTTGTCGGATCATTATCCAATGTGGAGGTATGTTCCTTCACCCGGTGACGAAGAAGCTGGGATCACGAATACGCATATTTCTTTTTCAATCATGGCGATAAAGTATCCGGCGACATGCCTGGCGTACTTAGCCCATTTCCCAAAACACGGCTTCATGAAAAAAACACTTTATTATCTGGCGTGGGTGATTGTCTATTTTGCAAATGAGCTCGTGGATTTACATTTTCAGCTGATCAAATATTTTAATGGCTGGAATCTCTGGTGGTCTGCGCTGTTCAATTCGGTTATGTTCCTCATTTTAAAACTGCATTTTCATAACCCGCTGTTTGCCTGGATTGCCTCTGTGGTTTTTATCTTGTTTTTATGGAACCAGTTCGATGTGCCGGCAACAGTCTTCCGTTGA
- a CDS encoding PstS family phosphate ABC transporter substrate-binding protein, whose amino-acid sequence MKSFKKLAMFTMLASVMAFGTACSDGESNAEATNGSNETETQLEGSVVIDGSGTVYPFMAKMAENYMDKQEDVSVEVSRSGTSAGFKKFLVEDGTDYNDASRQIKDEEKAKAEELGIDVKEMKVALDGITIVINKENDWAKELTKEEIIDIFLAEGGKKKWSDVRPDFPAEEIKTYGPNENHGTYEFMFEKILEEKDLVEGINLQQDYATLVDLVSKDKNGIGFFGYGYYANNKDKLSAVNVDFGNGPVEPSLETIKEDGDYAPFTRPVFTYLNVNMAKEKPQVLDYAIFTMENAQDVAAETGFAPLSDQDIQSTLAELQELK is encoded by the coding sequence ATGAAGAGTTTTAAAAAGTTAGCGATGTTTACTATGCTTGCTTCAGTAATGGCATTTGGGACAGCTTGTTCAGATGGAGAAAGCAACGCGGAAGCAACGAATGGCTCTAATGAAACTGAAACTCAACTTGAAGGCAGCGTCGTGATCGATGGTTCTGGAACTGTATATCCGTTCATGGCAAAAATGGCTGAGAATTATATGGATAAGCAAGAGGATGTTTCTGTAGAAGTAAGCCGCTCTGGGACTTCTGCTGGCTTCAAGAAATTCCTCGTTGAAGACGGAACGGACTACAATGATGCATCACGCCAGATCAAAGACGAAGAAAAAGCAAAAGCTGAAGAGCTTGGCATCGATGTGAAAGAAATGAAAGTAGCTTTAGATGGTATTACCATCGTTATTAATAAAGAGAACGATTGGGCTAAGGAACTGACAAAAGAAGAAATCATTGATATCTTCCTAGCTGAAGGCGGTAAGAAGAAATGGTCTGATGTTCGCCCTGACTTCCCGGCTGAAGAGATCAAAACATACGGCCCTAACGAAAACCACGGAACATATGAGTTCATGTTCGAAAAGATTCTTGAAGAAAAAGACCTTGTAGAAGGCATCAACCTTCAGCAAGACTATGCAACACTTGTTGACCTAGTATCAAAAGACAAGAACGGAATCGGCTTCTTCGGCTATGGATATTATGCAAACAACAAAGACAAATTGTCTGCAGTAAACGTTGATTTCGGTAACGGTCCTGTTGAACCTTCTCTTGAAACAATCAAGGAAGACGGCGACTATGCTCCATTCACGCGCCCAGTATTCACATACTTGAACGTGAACATGGCAAAAGAAAAGCCACAAGTGCTTGACTATGCAATCTTCACTATGGAAAACGCTCAGGATGTAGCAGCAGAAACAGGCTTTGCACCACTTTCTGATCAAGACATCCAGTCAACATTGGCTGAACTGCAAGAATTGAAATAA
- a CDS encoding GNAT family N-acetyltransferase: MSFNYTEEDGRFVAKDSDGLEVGEVTFTRDGDDYLVINHTGVDPANRGQGVAEELVRHVAEKAKNEGLKVEPVCSFAQKEFERKPEYKEVLKQ; this comes from the coding sequence ATGTCGTTTAACTATACCGAAGAAGATGGACGTTTTGTCGCGAAGGATTCAGATGGACTTGAGGTCGGGGAAGTGACCTTTACTCGTGACGGGGATGATTACCTTGTCATCAACCATACAGGTGTCGACCCGGCGAATCGTGGACAGGGCGTGGCGGAGGAATTGGTTCGCCATGTTGCGGAAAAGGCGAAGAATGAGGGCTTGAAGGTGGAGCCGGTTTGTTCTTTTGCACAAAAGGAATTCGAGAGGAAACCTGAATATAAAGAAGTTCTTAAGCAATAG
- a CDS encoding protein adenylyltransferase SelO, translating into MTNKYAGWNIDNSYSRLPKIFYNLQKPTPVEAPEVVIFNESLAEELGLNPEAVQAAEGAALFGGNEIPEGGTPLAQAYAGHQFGHFTMLGDGRAVLLGEQITPDGERFDIQLKGSGRTPYSRGGDGRAGLGPMLREFIISEAMVGLGIPTTRSLAVATTGDQIIRETMQTGAILTRVAASHLRVGTFQFAANWGKTEDLRALADYAIDRHYPEVEGEDNGYLSFLKKVIKRQAALIAKWQHVGFIHGVMNTDNMTISGETIDYGPCAFMDTYDPATVFSSIDREGRYAYGNQPYIGGWNLSRFAEALLPLLHEDEDAAVKLAEEALSEFPEIFESEFISGMRLKLGIFNEEKEDKALISDLLNLMHTHKADFTNTFKALTFDQFEGSELFKSEEFKKWHEKWQERLGRQEQSKEDSQELMRDSNPGVIPRNHRVEEALEAAVNGDLSVMVKLLEVLANPYEHSVEQAEYCKPAPPSAQPYKTFCGT; encoded by the coding sequence ATGACTAATAAGTATGCTGGCTGGAATATTGATAATAGCTATTCGCGTCTGCCTAAAATATTTTATAACCTGCAGAAGCCAACTCCTGTGGAAGCACCGGAAGTGGTTATCTTCAATGAGTCGCTTGCGGAAGAGCTTGGGCTAAATCCCGAAGCAGTGCAAGCTGCTGAAGGGGCTGCTCTGTTTGGCGGCAACGAGATACCTGAAGGAGGTACTCCGCTTGCCCAGGCATATGCAGGACATCAATTCGGCCATTTCACCATGCTCGGTGACGGCAGGGCGGTACTGCTGGGAGAGCAGATTACTCCTGATGGTGAGAGGTTTGACATTCAGCTGAAAGGCTCAGGTCGGACACCATATTCCCGTGGCGGTGATGGCCGTGCAGGCCTGGGGCCGATGCTCAGGGAATTTATCATCAGTGAAGCGATGGTAGGATTGGGAATCCCGACTACAAGAAGTCTGGCAGTGGCGACAACGGGGGATCAAATCATCCGCGAAACAATGCAGACCGGAGCGATCCTTACGCGTGTGGCAGCAAGCCACCTAAGGGTTGGAACTTTTCAATTTGCCGCGAACTGGGGAAAGACAGAGGATCTTCGGGCATTAGCTGATTATGCGATCGACCGCCATTATCCTGAAGTTGAAGGTGAGGATAACGGCTATCTTTCCTTTTTGAAAAAAGTGATCAAGCGTCAGGCAGCATTGATTGCGAAGTGGCAACATGTTGGTTTTATCCACGGTGTCATGAATACGGACAACATGACGATCAGCGGTGAGACGATTGATTATGGACCTTGTGCTTTCATGGACACATATGATCCGGCGACCGTTTTCAGTTCAATTGACCGGGAAGGCCGCTACGCTTATGGTAATCAACCGTATATCGGTGGCTGGAATCTGTCGCGGTTTGCTGAAGCCCTATTGCCTTTGCTGCATGAAGATGAAGACGCAGCGGTAAAGCTGGCGGAAGAAGCCCTCTCAGAATTCCCGGAAATATTTGAGTCAGAATTCATATCCGGAATGAGATTGAAACTGGGTATTTTTAATGAGGAAAAAGAAGACAAGGCGCTTATTTCCGATCTCCTCAATTTAATGCATACACATAAGGCTGACTTTACGAATACGTTTAAAGCCCTGACCTTTGATCAGTTTGAAGGGTCAGAGTTGTTCAAGTCTGAAGAGTTCAAGAAGTGGCATGAAAAATGGCAGGAAAGACTCGGACGCCAGGAGCAATCAAAGGAAGACTCACAGGAACTGATGCGTGACAGCAATCCGGGCGTCATTCCGCGCAACCATAGGGTTGAGGAAGCACTGGAGGCCGCTGTAAATGGTGACTTAAGTGTCATGGTGAAGTTGCTCGAAGTGCTTGCCAACCCATATGAGCACTCAGTTGAACAGGCCGAATACTGCAAGCCGGCACCGCCATCGGCCCAGCCGTACAAGACTTTTTGCGGGACATAA
- a CDS encoding SE1832 family protein translates to MDKREIEYKIVELKDEYLQLQHNLEKLESVKGNLHPLEKRLAAIEEELSSLNTMLRDM, encoded by the coding sequence ATGGATAAAAGAGAAATTGAATATAAAATCGTCGAACTGAAGGATGAGTATCTGCAGTTACAGCATAATCTCGAAAAATTGGAATCTGTAAAAGGCAATCTGCATCCGCTGGAGAAGCGTCTTGCCGCAATTGAAGAGGAATTAAGCTCATTGAACACAATGCTTCGTGATATGTAG
- a CDS encoding ring-cleaving dioxygenase: MNELKGIHHVTAITSSAEKNYEFFTYVLGMRLVKKTVNQDDIRTYHLFFADDKGSAGTDMTFFDFPGIPKGSHGTDEIYKTGFRVPTDAALEYWVKRFDKYDVKHTGIKELFGKKTISFVDFDDQQYMLVSDEFNKGVASGTPWQNGPVPLEYAITGLGPIHIRISRFDYFKEVLEKVMHMREVGQEDSLHLFEMGEGGNGAQVIVEDNKVLPAGRQGFGTVHHAAFRVADTSVLYEWIEHMKAAGFGTSGYVDRFFFESLYARVAPGILFEWATDGPGFLGDEPYETLGEKLSLPPFLESKREQIEDFVRPIDTVRSTREIEKEYL; this comes from the coding sequence TTGAACGAATTAAAAGGAATTCACCATGTTACAGCTATTACAAGCAGCGCGGAAAAGAACTATGAGTTTTTCACATATGTTTTGGGGATGCGTCTTGTAAAAAAAACAGTCAACCAGGATGATATCCGCACATATCACTTATTTTTTGCGGACGATAAAGGGTCAGCGGGCACGGATATGACATTCTTTGATTTCCCAGGGATTCCAAAGGGTTCTCATGGAACGGACGAGATTTATAAAACTGGCTTCCGTGTGCCGACCGATGCGGCGCTGGAATACTGGGTGAAGCGTTTTGATAAATACGACGTCAAGCATACGGGCATCAAGGAATTGTTCGGCAAGAAGACAATTTCATTTGTCGATTTTGATGATCAGCAATACATGCTGGTTTCAGATGAGTTCAACAAAGGCGTAGCTTCAGGGACTCCATGGCAAAACGGTCCGGTACCGTTGGAGTACGCAATTACAGGCCTTGGACCGATCCACATCCGCATCTCACGCTTCGATTATTTTAAAGAAGTATTGGAAAAAGTCATGCACATGCGTGAAGTAGGGCAAGAGGATTCCTTGCACCTATTTGAAATGGGTGAAGGCGGGAATGGCGCACAGGTCATTGTTGAGGACAATAAAGTGCTTCCGGCGGGACGCCAGGGATTCGGCACCGTGCATCATGCCGCATTCCGTGTTGCCGATACTTCAGTACTTTATGAGTGGATCGAGCATATGAAGGCGGCGGGATTCGGAACATCTGGCTATGTCGACCGATTCTTCTTTGAATCATTGTATGCACGTGTGGCACCAGGAATCTTGTTTGAATGGGCAACAGACGGACCAGGTTTCTTGGGTGACGAACCATACGAAACTCTTGGTGAAAAATTGTCATTGCCGCCGTTCCTCGAATCGAAGCGGGAGCAGATCGAGGACTTTGTGCGTCCGATTGATACAGTCCGCAGCACGCGTGAAATTGAAAAAGAGTATCTATAA
- the wrbA gene encoding NAD(P)H:quinone oxidoreductase produces the protein MNMVKLAVIFYSMSGTNVQLSKWAAEGAKEAGAEVKVFKVKELAPESAIEGNEAWKATVENTKDIPEVTPDDLEWADAIIFSVPTRFGNMPSQMKQFLDTTGGLWAQGKLVNKVVSAMSSAQNPHGGQEATILSLYTTMYHWGAIVAAPGYTDPVTFGAGGNPYGTSVTVDQDGNMVEDVEAAVKHQAKRTVTVAGWVKNGNQ, from the coding sequence ATCAATATGGTCAAATTAGCAGTGATTTTTTACAGCATGAGCGGAACGAATGTACAGCTTTCGAAATGGGCTGCAGAAGGCGCAAAAGAAGCTGGAGCAGAAGTGAAGGTTTTCAAAGTGAAGGAATTAGCGCCTGAATCAGCGATTGAAGGCAATGAAGCATGGAAAGCAACTGTTGAAAACACAAAGGATATCCCTGAAGTAACTCCAGACGATCTTGAATGGGCAGACGCGATTATCTTCAGCGTACCTACACGATTTGGAAACATGCCATCCCAGATGAAGCAATTCCTTGACACGACAGGCGGCCTATGGGCTCAGGGCAAGCTGGTGAATAAAGTCGTGAGCGCCATGTCATCCGCGCAAAATCCGCATGGCGGACAAGAAGCTACTATCCTGTCTCTGTACACTACGATGTACCACTGGGGTGCGATTGTCGCAGCGCCAGGTTATACCGATCCAGTAACATTCGGAGCTGGCGGCAACCCATACGGCACAAGCGTAACCGTCGACCAGGACGGCAATATGGTTGAAGACGTCGAAGCAGCGGTAAAACACCAGGCGAAGCGCACTGTGACTGTCGCTGGATGGGTTAAGAATGGAAATCAATAA
- a CDS encoding DMT family transporter: MIPFRAKLTASFYALLSISFWGVSFVSAKAVLGKLDPYSLLVLRFGLGALFLLMILLLNRYRLRISIAYIPHLVVLGILGVFVHQLLQATALLTINASSAGWLISFSPIFTVILSVLFLHEKMDVKKAIGMVVAITGVFIVTTTRSGHSFEFAMNIGFILMILSTLNWAVYSILLKRLHIPYPALLVTFYMSLIGFVLTLPFIIRNRGWESLPLLTQTEWAHLLFLAIFVSGIGYWYWGKALEVLDASKVSMFLYLEPLATLIAAIFLLHEKFILISAIGGIIIIIGVAIVNGGLASLLARTLLRK; this comes from the coding sequence ATGATTCCGTTTCGCGCCAAGCTTACCGCTTCTTTTTATGCTCTATTATCAATCAGTTTTTGGGGAGTTTCCTTTGTTTCTGCGAAAGCTGTACTCGGAAAGCTCGATCCGTACTCATTATTGGTGCTCCGCTTTGGCCTCGGAGCTCTGTTTTTATTGATGATTTTACTGCTGAATCGCTATCGTTTGCGAATTTCGATTGCATACATTCCTCACTTGGTTGTCCTCGGAATACTGGGTGTGTTTGTTCACCAACTCCTGCAGGCAACTGCTCTGTTAACGATCAATGCCTCGTCAGCCGGCTGGCTGATTTCTTTTTCGCCTATTTTCACCGTCATCCTCTCAGTTCTGTTTTTACATGAAAAGATGGATGTAAAAAAAGCAATCGGAATGGTGGTCGCCATTACGGGGGTATTTATCGTCACTACCACCCGAAGCGGCCATTCCTTCGAGTTCGCCATGAACATCGGCTTCATCCTGATGATCCTGAGCACACTGAACTGGGCGGTCTATTCCATCCTTTTAAAAAGGCTTCATATCCCCTATCCTGCCCTTTTGGTGACATTTTACATGAGCTTAATCGGCTTTGTGCTCACTCTCCCTTTTATCATCCGCAACAGAGGCTGGGAATCCCTGCCCTTGCTGACACAGACGGAGTGGGCACATCTTTTGTTCCTTGCGATATTCGTGTCTGGAATTGGATATTGGTATTGGGGAAAGGCCTTGGAGGTTTTGGATGCCTCGAAAGTGTCAATGTTTTTGTACCTCGAGCCGCTGGCTACCCTGATTGCTGCCATTTTTCTTTTACATGAAAAATTTATCCTCATAAGTGCGATTGGCGGAATCATAATTATTATAGGAGTGGCCATTGTCAATGGTGGTCTTGCGAGTTTATTGGCGCGTACCCTTTTAAGAAAATGA
- a CDS encoding DUF378 domain-containing protein gives MKTLNLVSLVLLIVGGLNWLLVGLFEWDLVGGLFGGMDSPIAKLVYILVGLAAIYSITLLSKVNK, from the coding sequence ATGAAAACTTTAAATTTGGTATCATTAGTATTGCTTATTGTCGGCGGATTAAATTGGCTATTGGTTGGATTATTTGAATGGGATTTGGTCGGCGGCCTTTTCGGAGGCATGGACAGCCCAATCGCTAAGTTGGTCTACATCCTTGTAGGTCTTGCAGCCATTTACAGCATCACACTTTTATCAAAAGTGAATAAATAG
- a CDS encoding DUF2269 family protein yields the protein MTLYGLLVLVHVIAAVVGLGASFGMPVVAKFGAKSVTNAKVCFEINRKIEMFAKIGSLTLLASGILMAIVNPVLWSQGWFIGSLIIYILIQPVVAAMLPKTIEKQGDIVMNSGDGELPAEYHQLDKKAAKLNGIAHVAAVLLIVLMSTKPF from the coding sequence ATGACTTTATATGGGTTATTGGTTTTGGTTCATGTAATCGCCGCCGTTGTTGGTTTAGGAGCGAGCTTTGGAATGCCGGTTGTAGCCAAGTTTGGTGCTAAGTCAGTAACGAATGCGAAAGTTTGTTTTGAGATTAATAGGAAAATAGAAATGTTTGCGAAGATTGGATCGCTTACTTTGTTAGCCAGCGGGATCTTGATGGCCATCGTCAATCCAGTGCTTTGGTCACAGGGATGGTTTATCGGTTCTTTGATCATCTACATCCTGATCCAGCCAGTCGTCGCAGCCATGTTACCAAAAACAATCGAAAAGCAAGGCGATATAGTGATGAACAGCGGTGATGGCGAACTGCCAGCCGAGTATCATCAGTTGGATAAAAAAGCTGCCAAGCTAAACGGCATTGCACACGTCGCTGCTGTCTTGCTCATCGTGCTAATGTCAACAAAACCATTCTAG